ATTTGTACATCGCGTGCGGCATCTCCGGGGCGGTACAGCATCTGGCCGGAATGGGTACGGCCAAGGTCATCGTGGCCATCAACAAGGATCCCGAGGCGCCGATCTTTTCGATGGCCAACTATGGCATCGTCGGCGACCTGTTCCAGCTCGTGCCGGCGCTGACGGCGCAGTTCCGCAAGAAACTGCACCAGTAGAATGGGCGGCCCGGGCCAGGCGTGGGCGCCTGACGCCAGGCGAGCGAGCCATTTCAAGCTCGGAGGAGCAGTGGTGATCAAGACGGATCTGTGGCAAGACCTGCCAACGGGTGAGCACGCTCCGGAAGTGGTCTATGCCGTGGTGGAGATTCCGCGCGGGCATCGCAACAAGTACGAGTACAACAAAAAGCTCGGGGTGATCCATTTGAGCAGGGTACTGTTCAGCCCGATGCATTACCCCGGAGACTATGGCTTTATCCCGCAGACCTGTGCCGACGACGGCGACCCCCTCGACATTCTGGTCATGGTTACCGAGCCGACCTTCCCCGGCTGTGTGATTGAGGTTCGGCCGATCGGGGTGTTTCATATGCTGGACAACCGGGAAGGCGACGAGAAGATCCTGGCTGTCCCTGCCGCTGATCCCCTGTTCGGGCAGTATGACTCGATCACCGACGTGCCCAAGCACTACCTGGCTCAAGTGAGCCACTTTTTCGAGACCTACAAACAGCTCGAGGGAGTGCATGTGCAGGCACTGGACTGGGAAGACGTGGATGCGGCCAGGGCGGTCATTCGCGAGTGCTGCGAGCGTTACAAGCGCATCTATGGCCCAAAATGAGCCCCGCGTGGAGCGGCTGCTGCGAGAGCACGGTTGAGCCAACGGCATCCAGCCAGAGCCGGGTGAGCCAGGGAAGAGGCGGCCGGTGCCTGGTTAGGCGCGGGTTCGAACATCACTAGTCCCCTCGAGAGGCCGAGGCCAGAGAGCGATGACCCGTATCGACATTAGTGACGATTGGTGCAAGGGCTGCCACATCTGCGTGGGCGTCTGCCCTCGCCACGTATTGGAGACGGATGAGAGCAGGTTTGTCCGGGCGTTCCACCCGGTGGTCGTCGTCCGGCCGGAGGACTGCACAGGCTGCCTGCTCTGTGAGCTGCTGTGCCCGGACCTGGCTATCACCGTCGAACGCAAGGCCCAGAGGCAGGAAGCGTGACCGGTCAGCCCCTGATCGCCGTGCCCAGTGTGCTCAAGCCCGGTCGGTACTTTATGCAGGGTGACGAGGCCTGCGCCGAGGGCGCCATCGCCGCTGGCTGCAACTATTACGCTGGTTACCCCATTACGCCGGCCTCCGAGATCATGGAGCACCTCTGCCGTCGCTTTGCCCGACTCCCCGGCCGTGTGTTCGTGCAGATGGAAGATGAGATCGCCTCTATCGCTTCAGTCGTTGGCGCCTCCTGGGCGGGAGCACGGGCGATGACTGCGACCTCCGGGCCCGGCCTCAGTCTGATGCTGGAGAACATCGGCTATGCCATCATCACCGAGACGCCCTGCGTGGTGGTTGACGTGCAGCGTGCCGGTCCCAGCACAGGGCAGGCCACCCGACCGGCGCAGGGCGATGTGATGCAGGCGCGCTGGGGTGCGCACGGCGACTACGAGATCATCGTGATCTCGCCCTGGTCCGTGCAAGAGTGCTACGAAGAGACGGCCCGTGCCTTCAACCTCGCCGAACGGTTCCGCCTGCCAGTGCTGCTGCTGATGGACGAGGCAGTAGGTCACCTCAGAGAAAACATCACCGTGCCGACGGAGACACCATTCTTCACGCGGGTGAAGGGCATCGATCAGCCTCCTTTTGGCGAGGCGGAAGTGCCGCCAATGCCGGCTTTCGGCGAAGGCGCCAGGCTGCTGGTGACTGGCTCGACGCACGATGCGTGGGGCTACAGGCGCACTTCCAGCCCGGAAGCGCAGTCGACACTCGTCGAGCGCCTCGCAGGCAAGGTGCTCAATCACACCGGTGAGATCGAGCGCACCTGCTGCCACCTTTGTGACGAGCGAGAGCTGGACATCCTGCTCATCGCCTACGGCTTTACCGCGCGCAGCGCGCTGGGCGCCGTTCGCCAGGCGCGAGCTGACGGCATCAAAGCAGGCCTGCTGCGGCTGACTACTCTGTGGCCGTTCCCGGCCCAGGTCGTACGCAGTATCGCTCAAAGGGCGCAGGTCGTGCTGGTGCCGGAGATGAATCGCGGGCAGATGCTGCGCGAGGTGCAGCGCGAGGTGCCGGCAGCCAGAGGCTATCACCGCACGGACGGAGAAGTCATCACCATGCCAGAGCTTGTGGCCGCAGCCAAAAAGGAGCTGGGCCGGTGAGAGAGCAACCACGTTCGCCTGCCAGGGGAGCCCAGCCTGGTGCTGGCTCTACGGCTTCGATTCGCCGCTACCTTCGGGTGGATGCGATGCCCACTCCGTTTTGTGCTGGCTGTGGTCACGGCATCCTGATGGCAGCCATTCTGCGCGCGGTAGACGAGCTGGGGCTCGACTTCTCACGGATGCTGTTTGTGTCGGGGATCGGCTGTGCCGGGTGGATTCCCAGTCCGCACTACAGCGCCGATACACTGCACGTGACCCACGGTCGACCGGTTGCCTTCGCCACGGGGGCCAAGCTATTCAATCCCGGGCTCAAGGTGGTAGTCATCGGAGGCGATGGTGACATTGCCTCCATCGGGGGCAATCACCTGATCCACGCCGCCCGGCGCAATGTCAACCTCACCGTGATCTGCGCCAACAAC
This genomic window from Chloroflexi bacterium ADurb.Bin180 contains:
- the ppa gene encoding Inorganic pyrophosphatase gives rise to the protein MIKTDLWQDLPTGEHAPEVVYAVVEIPRGHRNKYEYNKKLGVIHLSRVLFSPMHYPGDYGFIPQTCADDGDPLDILVMVTEPTFPGCVIEVRPIGVFHMLDNREGDEKILAVPAADPLFGQYDSITDVPKHYLAQVSHFFETYKQLEGVHVQALDWEDVDAARAVIRECCERYKRIYGPK
- a CDS encoding 2-oxoglutarate-acceptor oxidoreductase subunit OorD, encoding MTRIDISDDWCKGCHICVGVCPRHVLETDESRFVRAFHPVVVVRPEDCTGCLLCELLCPDLAITVERKAQRQEA
- the korB_1 gene encoding 2-oxoglutarate oxidoreductase subunit KorB, with protein sequence MREQPRSPARGAQPGAGSTASIRRYLRVDAMPTPFCAGCGHGILMAAILRAVDELGLDFSRMLFVSGIGCAGWIPSPHYSADTLHVTHGRPVAFATGAKLFNPGLKVVVIGGDGDIASIGGNHLIHAARRNVNLTVICANNLIYGMTGGQVTPTTPQGARTLTTPAGNPEPPFDLARLVAAAGATYVARYSVWHIRALIASLRRALAHSGFAFVEVLSMCPTQYGRRNSNPTALGMLRGFRENCVSLEKARSMAPAELVGKTLIGEFVGGSGSRESASGAT
- the korA_1 gene encoding 2-oxoglutarate oxidoreductase subunit KorA encodes the protein MTGQPLIAVPSVLKPGRYFMQGDEACAEGAIAAGCNYYAGYPITPASEIMEHLCRRFARLPGRVFVQMEDEIASIASVVGASWAGARAMTATSGPGLSLMLENIGYAIITETPCVVVDVQRAGPSTGQATRPAQGDVMQARWGAHGDYEIIVISPWSVQECYEETARAFNLAERFRLPVLLLMDEAVGHLRENITVPTETPFFTRVKGIDQPPFGEAEVPPMPAFGEGARLLVTGSTHDAWGYRRTSSPEAQSTLVERLAGKVLNHTGEIERTCCHLCDERELDILLIAYGFTARSALGAVRQARADGIKAGLLRLTTLWPFPAQVVRSIAQRAQVVLVPEMNRGQMLREVQREVPAARGYHRTDGEVITMPELVAAAKKELGR